A section of the Delphinus delphis chromosome 1, mDelDel1.2, whole genome shotgun sequence genome encodes:
- the FAM151A gene encoding protein FAM151A — translation MAYKKGCSKWALVSSASVALVFTIGMILFFSLQQGILPGCEQDAVCRSDADMLDYLLSLGQISQHDGLLVTWYHAANSQKEMRAALSSSIPGRGTRIPQVVQQKKKKKKKRNQSRWSLSSCTGDAVALEADVTVEGLGTVNETGVPIMAHPPAIYSDNTLQQWLEAVLASSQKGIKLDFKSIKAVGPSLDLLRRLTEEGRVRRPVWINADILRGPNMVIPIEVNATQFLALVQEKYSKATLSPGWTTLYLPLFPNGTYTRAMVEKMQGLVGGLPQKVTFPVRAVMVRAAWPHFSWLLGQSERYSLTLWQATSDPVSVDDLLYVRDNTATHQVYYDLFEPLLSQFKQLAMNASRKQSYYTGGSLIPFLQLPGDEGLSVEWLVPDIQGNRSTATVRLPDREGMILLEAGLLEPAAGDPVPIVRAPDGRVLTLEFCLLQLATRTGRWGIHVHIAEPTALRPSLATLATLSTLGHLPRPVWVGATISHGSFVVPGYVAGRELLTAVAEVFPHVTVAPGWPEEVLSSGYREQLLTDMLELCQGLWQPVSFQLQAGPLGQSVAGVVARLLAASPRATVTVEHSPGWGSYASVRAVLLAARAVERTRVYYRLPQSSYQDLLVDVGRK, via the exons ATGGCCTACAAGAAGGGGTGCTCGAAGTGGGCCCTTGTCAGCAGTGCCAGTGTGGCTCTTGTGTTCACCATCGGGATGATCCTGTTCTTCTCTCTGCAGCAGGGCATCCTGCCAG GCTGTGAGCAGGATGCGGTCTGCCGCTCCGACGCGGACATGCTGGACTACCTGCTGAGCCTGGGTCAGATCAGCCAACACGACGGCCTTCTGGTCACCTGGTACCATGCTGCCAACAGCCAGAAGGAGATGAGGGCTGCCCTCAGCA gttcaatccctggtcggggaactaggatcccacaagttgtgcagcaaaaaaaaaaaaaaaaaaaaaaaaggaaccaatcAAGATGGAGTTTGTCCTCTTGCACAGGTGACGCTGTGGCCCTGGAGGCAGACGTCACGGTAGAAGGGCTCGGCACAGTCAATGAGACAGGGGTCCCCATCATGGCGCACCCCCCAGCCATCTACAGTGACAACACCCTACAGCAGTGGCTGGAGGCCGTGCTGGCTTCTTCCCAGAAGG GCATCAAACTAGACTTCAAGAGCATCAAGGCCGTGGGCCCCTCCCTGGACCTCCTGCGGCGGCTGACCGAGGAGGGGAGAGTTCGGAGGCCTGTGTGGATCAATGCCGACATCCTGAGGGGCCCCAACATGGTCATCCCGATAGAAGTCAACGCTACACA GTTCCTGGCCTTGGTCCAGGAGAAGTACTCTAAGGCAACCCTGTCTCCAGGCTGGACCACCCTCTACCTGCCCCTGTTCCCAAACGGGACATATACCCGAGCCATGGTAGAGAAGAtgcaggggctggtgggaggacTGCCACAGAAGGTCACCTTCCCTGTGCGGGCTGTCATGGTACGGGCTGCCTGGCCCCACTTCAGCTGGCTGCTGGGCCAATCTGAGAG GTACAGCCTGACGCTGTGGCAGGCCACCTCAGACCCCGTGTCAGTGGACGATCTCCTCTACGTCCGGGACAACACCGCCACCCACCAAGTCTACTATGACCTCTTCGAGCCTCTCCTGTCCCAGTTCAAGCAGCTCGCCA TGAACGCCTCACGGAAGCAAAGCTACTACACGGGAGGCAGCCTGATCCCCTTTCTCCAACTCCCTGGGGATGAGGGTCTGAGCGTGGAGTGGCTGGTTCCTGACATCCAGGGCAACAGGAGCACAGCGACAGTGCGACTCCCAG ACAGAGAAGGCATGATCCTGCTGGAAGCTGGCCTCCTGGAGCCTGCAGCTGGGGACCCCGTGCCCATCGTACGTGCCCCAGATGGCCGTGTCCTGACACTGGAGTTCTGCCTGCTGCAGCTGGCCACGCGCACCGGACGCTGGGGCATCCATGTGCACATAGCAGAGCCCACGGCCCTCCGGCCATCCCTGGCCACACTGGCCACCCTCTCCACCCTTGGCCACCTGCCTAGGCCTGTGTGGGTCGGGGCCACAATCTCCCACGGGAGTTTTGTGGTCCCTGGCTACGTGGCTGGCAGGGAGCTGCTTACAGCTGTGGCCGAGGTTTTCCCCCATGTGACGGTGGCACCAGGCTGGCCCGAGGAAGTGCTGAGCAGTGGCTACAGGGAACAGCTGCTCACAGATATGCTGGAGCTGTGCCAGGGCCTCTGGCAACCAGTGTCCTTCCAGCTTCAGGCTGGGCCGCTGGGCCAGAGCGTGGCTGGAGTCGTGGCCAGGCTGCTGGCAGCCTCCCCCCGGGCCACTGTCACAGTGGAACACAGCCCTGGCTGGGGCAGCTATGCATCTGTGCGGGCAGTGCTGCTGGCAGCCAGGGCCGTGGAGAGGACCCGAGTCTACTACAGGCTACCCCAGAGTTCCTACCAAGACTTGCTGGTGGACGTTGGCAGAAAGTGA